From the genome of Streptomyces sp. V1I1, one region includes:
- a CDS encoding PTS transporter subunit EIIC, giving the protein MSTSTSPAAGRRPGLAGLQKLGRSLMLPIATLPAAGLLLRLGQDDVLGRFSGLEDTAHVISAAGGALFTHLPLIFAVGIAIGFAKKADGSTALAAVVGYLVLDGVFTAMSPIVLKGQKDLEGAQAVVNFGVLGGIVIGLLAAMLWQRFYRTTLPPYLGFFSGRRLVPILTAVAALVLGVLMSLVYPLFNNGLTSVGEAVDANSVVGGGIYGTANKLLIPLGLHHILNSVVWFILGDYNGAHGDLNRFFAGDPEAGIFMTGFYPIMMFALPAAALAIWREARPEHRKAVGGIMLTAGLTSFLTGITEPIEFSFLFVAWPLYLIHAVLTGTSLALVNALGIHHGFTFSSGLIDYVLNWGKATQPLLLIPIGLGYAALYYVLFRFVIRRWNLRTPGREEENPDAAQERQPEPAV; this is encoded by the coding sequence ATGAGCACCAGTACATCCCCGGCCGCCGGCCGCCGCCCGGGCCTGGCAGGCCTGCAGAAACTCGGCCGCAGTCTGATGCTGCCGATCGCCACGCTCCCCGCTGCAGGTCTCCTGCTGCGGCTGGGGCAGGATGATGTCCTGGGCCGGTTTTCCGGGCTCGAGGACACCGCACACGTCATCTCGGCCGCCGGCGGGGCGCTGTTCACACATCTGCCGCTGATCTTTGCTGTCGGCATCGCCATCGGGTTCGCGAAGAAGGCGGACGGTTCCACCGCTCTCGCCGCCGTGGTGGGGTACCTCGTCCTGGACGGCGTCTTCACGGCTATGTCGCCCATCGTCCTCAAGGGCCAAAAGGACCTTGAAGGGGCGCAGGCCGTGGTCAACTTCGGGGTCCTGGGCGGCATCGTCATAGGACTGCTGGCCGCGATGCTGTGGCAGCGCTTCTACCGCACCACGCTCCCGCCCTATCTGGGATTCTTCAGCGGACGCCGACTGGTCCCCATCCTCACGGCAGTGGCCGCTCTTGTCCTCGGGGTCCTGATGAGCCTGGTCTACCCCCTGTTCAACAACGGCCTCACCTCGGTCGGCGAGGCCGTCGACGCGAACAGCGTCGTCGGCGGCGGAATCTACGGAACCGCGAACAAGCTGCTGATCCCCCTCGGCCTGCACCACATTCTCAACTCCGTGGTGTGGTTCATCCTCGGCGACTACAACGGCGCCCACGGCGACCTGAACCGGTTCTTCGCAGGCGACCCCGAAGCCGGCATCTTCATGACCGGCTTCTACCCGATCATGATGTTCGCCCTCCCCGCCGCAGCTCTGGCCATTTGGCGCGAAGCCCGCCCCGAGCACCGCAAGGCCGTCGGGGGCATCATGCTCACCGCCGGACTCACCAGCTTCCTCACCGGCATCACCGAGCCGATCGAGTTCTCCTTCCTCTTCGTCGCCTGGCCCCTGTACCTCATACACGCCGTGCTGACCGGCACGTCCCTCGCCCTGGTCAACGCCCTCGGCATCCACCACGGATTCACCTTCTCCTCCGGCCTCATCGACTACGTACTCAACTGGGGCAAGGCCACCCAACCCCTGCTGCTGATCCCCATCGGCCTGGGCTACGCCGCCCTCTACTACGTGCTGTTCCGCTTCGTCATCCGCCGCTGGAACCTGCGCACCCCCGGCCGTGAGGAGGAGAACCCGGATGCCGCCCAGGAACGCCAGCCCGAACCCGCGGTCTAA
- a CDS encoding HPr family phosphocarrier protein, whose translation MAQRVVSIGSRSGLHARPAATFVQAAAQAPVPVTIAVDGKSPVPAGSLLGVMTLGAGYGDQVTLTAEGDRAEAVLEELATLLSKELDA comes from the coding sequence ATGGCGCAGCGCGTCGTCTCCATCGGCTCACGCAGCGGCCTGCACGCCCGCCCCGCCGCCACCTTCGTCCAGGCCGCCGCCCAGGCACCGGTCCCCGTGACCATCGCCGTCGACGGCAAGTCCCCGGTCCCCGCCGGCAGCCTGCTGGGCGTCATGACGCTCGGCGCCGGCTACGGCGACCAGGTCACCCTGACCGCAGAGGGAGACCGGGCGGAGGCCGTCCTGGAAGAGCTGGCAACCCTGCTGAGCAAGGAGCTCGACGCATGA